From Flexistipes sp.:
AAAGTGAGCAGCAGGTTTCTGTAGTCGATATCTTTTACTTTACACACTGTGTATGCTGTAAAGATAACATTTGCCGGAACATTCTGCTTCCCCCTGAAAGGCATTGGAGAAAGATATGGGCAGTCAGTTTCCACGAGAAGTCTGTCCAGGGGTATATATTTTAGAGCCTCTCTCAATTCATCGGCTTTTTTATAAGTTAAATTGCCTGCAAAAGATATAAAAAGACCGGCATCCAGAGCCCATTTCATAAGGTCTTTATCTCCGTTGAAGCAGTGAACAATCCCGCCGTGGTTTTTCCTGCCGACTATCGGATTTGCAACATCAATCAAATCCTTTGTGGCTTCTCTGTTGTGTATTATAAACGGCAGTTTTTCTGAAACGGATATGTCCAGAAAAATTGCAAAAACGTCCTTTTGGATATCTTTCGGAGAATGATTTCTGAAATAGTCCAGCCCAATCTCCCCAACAGCCACCACCTTTTCTTGTTTGAATGTGTTTATAAAGAAATCGATGTCTGAGTGATTGAATTCGGATGCATCGTGGGGGTGTATACCCGCAGAAGCAAAAATATTTTCATATTTATCAGCTAATTTTACAGCTTTTGATGAATCCTTTTTATTGATTCCTATGGTTATAAAACGTTCTACACCTACGTTTGCAGCCTCAGTAAGGTGATGTTCTATGTCTGTGACCAGCTCAGGGAAATGCAGGTGTGCATGTGTATCTGTTAAAAATACACCTTCTTCTGCACATTTTTTTACAATGCTCAGAAAAGAACTTAGCTCATCGCCGCTTCTTTTTTTAATAAACATTGTGCCCTTTATTTAACAGGACTGCCGGCTTTTACATTTTCATCAATCTCAATCAGAAAATGCCTGTCATCACCCGAAGCAGCCAGAACCATGCCCTCTGAATCGACTCCCATTAATTTGGCAGGCTTCAGATTTGCCACAACAGCAACTTTTTTGCCGATCAGATTTTCAGGTGCGTATGTTTTGGCAATACCTGCAACGATCTGCCTGTTTTCACTGCCAAGATCCACCTGAAGTTTTAAAAGTTTGTCTGATTTTTTGATTTTTTCAGCGGCGTATATCTGACCGACTTTGATTTTCATTTTGGAAAACGTTTCAAAGT
This genomic window contains:
- a CDS encoding TatD family hydrolase, coding for MFIKKRSGDELSSFLSIVKKCAEEGVFLTDTHAHLHFPELVTDIEHHLTEAANVGVERFITIGINKKDSSKAVKLADKYENIFASAGIHPHDASEFNHSDIDFFINTFKQEKVVAVGEIGLDYFRNHSPKDIQKDVFAIFLDISVSEKLPFIIHNREATKDLIDVANPIVGRKNHGGIVHCFNGDKDLMKWALDAGLFISFAGNLTYKKADELREALKYIPLDRLLVETDCPYLSPMPFRGKQNVPANVIFTAYTVCKVKDIDYRNLLLTLENNIKKLYTL